The DNA window CCACGCCCCCTCATTAGCCACCAGAACtctgcagctcctcctgcagGTCGAAATGCAAGACAAGATAGCAACAATATGCCTAGTACCTACGAGCACCatacagacagagggaggacaaGGCGTAACACTGCACGGCACGGTAAAGCCGGGGCGTCACATCATGAAAATGAAACTTGATGTAAACTCGCTGACCACTAACAatcattgtttttcttttcagcaaaAACTGACTTGGAGGCTCAAGAGACACAGCTGGCAGAAACTCATAGGATGTAAGAAATGTTATCAAGAATGTTGAAATGTATACAGAacacaaggagtgtgtgtgtgtgcgtgtgtcaagTCGTGTGTAGAGCTAGCAAGGACAGTCATTTTCACAAATGTATGGTTTGGTAAAGTGATTTTGTGTCACTGGGCCTCATGCTGGAAGCAACATACAAATATTTTATTCTTAATAAATGCGTTGATGGTTGAGAACACTCTTATCAATATAAGAAAAACATAATTTTTACAGTCTACAAATTGCTTGTCCACCTAAAGGAGATTTCACCAACAAATAAATATAGGTCATGAATAACAGGAATTGATAGTGGCAATACTCCACCAAAGTGCTCATTTCTTCAGGACaatgagagggggaaaggggaaAAGAAAGTTTTCGACTAAAGCAACTACATTTGTATAATAGCTGTAtgggtcattctgtgtcaaatcagattaggttgttgctgcaccatctcagattttgaTCAAACCTTGTCTTTATCAAGAATGGGTtccaaaaccaaggcctgtaaaatatttctgttcaaatcTTCATAATAGGTCTTCATATTATTTTCAGCCCCTGATATTGCTTCAGTTTTACAGCCTGAAAATCACATTGTCTGGTAAGCCATGTTTGGGCATTAATATAATGAAGTGTTATTCATAAGTAGCCCAAACTTTGGGTAGCAGACAAACAATTAAAAATGTGTATGGCATTCTCTTTGACTTTCTACAAGGCCCTAGATTTGGAAAAAAGGGTAGCGTACGATTTGTTTTTGTATGCAATTAGTATTAATCCTTATTTTCCTCTATATGCTGCTAGGCTATATTTCATTAACATTGTACCAATATTTGAGCTTTGGGCTTGACGATTTTAAAGGAACATGACAACATTttgggaaattagcttattCACCATCTCCCCAAACTGAGATGATGGATACCCTTCTTCAATTTAAatgttcaatttaatttcacttatagagcgccaaaacattacacatgtctcatggcgctttacagagtgttaaacattgaagagagcccatgagtaacaggggtaaggaaaaactccctataattggagatacatatacaattggaagaaacctcggacagatccacgactcaagggcccaacccatctgcctagggtcagttacagtacagtaggtcatagtatcagaaagttcaaatagtccagtgcagggaataaattgtcATAGGGATTAGTAATTTTCGGaaagtaatgggtcgctagAATGCGTGGGCCAGGGATCCTGGCAGGGGGACCACATCAGGCGATTCTTGTCTCTGTGCGTGCACTAACTCAGTCTGAAGCACCCGCCCGTTACCATAGCTTAGCATAGCTCATTAAGGTGGGCAGTATGGTATGGTAGGCATGTTGGCGTATTCCTTTATGGATTGGGGaggttgtgttttttgttgtcattttcataGGATTAAAATGAttataattaataattaataattgataaataattataataatcaATGTTgtgaaaaacacattttctttttcagatTCTTAGATTTAACTGTTTACTTTTTGGTGAAGCCTAAATCTGGGGAAAAGGAGGTATCACCTAATACCTTCTTCTCAATTTGGCATGAGTTTTCGACTGACTTCAAGAGTCACTGGAAGAGGGAGACCACATTAATGCTGCAGGAAAGGCAAGTTTTTCATCATTTTTATGGGTTGGGTTTCATTTCCTATCAATTGAttaaaggtaccatcagagatTCTGGATGGTGGCACATCCACTGATGTTTAAGCCAAACaaaacagttttgttttgttatgtttggagaacagaacagttttgttatgtttggagAACAGGCTTCATAGCAGCTAATAATATGATACCAGTCAATAGCGTCATAATAATGAACCAATAGGGTAACAAATAACCATATAATAATGTGATAACTGATGACATTGGCAAAAGATAATTTACATTATGGCTGGGCAAAGTTACCATATGGTTCCtttaatatatataaataaaagcttATACTAAATTGTGCATACAATCAAATAAAATATTGTGTGTTCCTTTTACTACATAGTGTGCTAGTTTTACTACATTGTGGTCTCATTTGATTAGATTGTGCACTCAATTTAGTAAAACAATTTAGTTTTAATGAGGGTAAAAACTATCCAGGGTTCCATACATATAGACTTAATATAGAAAAAAACTAGGGCTGTTGATCACGATTAAGGACCGAGCCTAATGCATAATTGTTTTTTATAATCACATTAATTGCGTGCCGCCAAATATTCTACACATCCCCGgatgtgtagaatatgaatctgaatatTAACATTGAAAACATAACCCTATCCCTGATTTAGCCCTGTGAATAAGGAAACCCTACAAAACCATTTAAGCACATtttaacacatcaagatggtcacCTAAACACTGTTCTGATTGATCCTCAAAAATACCTAGAAAGGTTGTTGGTCTGaagttctgattgactaggacctattagacactcaaacacagcaTATGATGACTTGTAGaaggtcacatactgtagggcacggtagtcctactgtatgtagccCGCTGCCTAATGTTAATGGATACTGTAGCAAAATTGGATATTATGGATACTACCATTCAAAATTGGTTGTACCATGAAGGAGGTCTCTGTTATGGCTGCCACCAGCCAGTTGTTTATGGTTGTATCCTGTATGATGTTAGAGGTAGCTCACCCATACTTCCAGTACTCCCAGTGAAATCCCATGCAGGGTTTCGTTTTTGTTCGGGGGCAGATTGGCTCCACTTTGTAGGTAGCCCAGGTTGTGAAAGCTGAAAACAAATGTAGACAGGCTTTTTTCTACCGTGCAATTGTGGAATTGGCTAGCGGTCGTTAGGagatgaatgtgacaaaaaaaatgggCTTGAAATGGTGTTAAATCCCAGACTGCGCCTTTTAATTAGGCTTGGTTGTAGATTGAACAGCtcctaaataaaaaatatttagaGTTTAGCATCTTTTCCTGTGCCTTACTGAAATTAAACTCCTGGTTTAATAGCATGTACATGTTCATACTTTTCAACATTGCTTTTGCCCCCAAACTATCTCTAATATTCTCAATTTGTactttgtttgtgtgggtaCATTGAGCATATAAGTGTAGCTTAGGTATCAAAAGTATTTATCTGAACATTCTGAAACATTTCGGGTAAGAAAGCTTGCCCTGAGTCCTGCACATTGCCTGCTGTGCGCTGCTTCTGCCagacttcttttttctctctctctgaacatgCACCATATGTTTAATATTTAGATTATATCTGTGAATTTGGAAGTCATTTAATGTGGAGATGACTGGTGAAATGACCTAAACCTTTTTATAACCTTGGTAATAAAATGAATACTTAATTGGTACCTTTAGCTTCCAGTGGTTCGATGTGGTCTTCTGATAAGACTGAGTCAAGAAATATATTATGTGTTCTTCTAAAACAAGATAAAATTCTCCTTTTCTACTAATTTGCCATCTTCATTGGACCAGAGCTATCTTTTGTAGATCTGTCTCAAGATGTACCGCTCCATATCATGTTTCTCATACATTGTGCATGGTAACCTACCCCAGTGACTGCCTCAGCTGAGCCAGACATTTTACATAAACAGTACTTTAGAACGTCAAGTGCAGGGTGAAGTGATTGCAGCAAGAATCCATTTTTCTCTTAATTTTAAACATTTGTGAAGCTGTTTGTCTTGACCATTATGGGGCAATTTTCTTTTGCTTTCGGCAAGTCGAGTAAAGCATGTTCGTTGGATTGGGGCAATGTTTACGTATTCGTAGCAGTATACCAGTTCTACTATTCAGATGCTATTTTGTGTCTTTACAATCATCCATTCCTGTAACTATGACAAAAAGGTGAATTCCTATAATGTGGTTCTTTAAGTCAATCGTCATAACAAGCATTCTGCGGACACCGAATAGTATTGATAGAGACAGTTATACCATTTACAAGTCATCATATCATTCGAATATTTTTGAAGCctttattttaaggtacaagatctacattgtgttgctataaatatgtaatatgtttttatgttgtcAAAAAATTAAGATGCCTTTAGCTTTgcactgctgatatgatataaAAAGTTGCctgtaaaatgtacagtacaggccttAGAGAAATGAATGTCTAACTTACTGAGGATCTGAGGAGATCAACAAGTTGTGTCAACcttttctctctgctttctACTCTTATGTTTTACTGCGATGAATAAGCATGTGAacgtgtaagtgtttgtgtgtacagtatgcgagTATTGTAATAAGATCATGattgttttaaaaatgttaaaagtAAAAATGAAAACTTGTTTTATAGCCCGAGTTGCTACAGCCCGCACCTAACACAGCCAGGCAGCTGCAGCATTACACTCTGGGGCATGAGTTCACGGACTCCAGTCATATAAAGCATATTTATTCTATTCATAGTGCTCATCTTTATTTCTATGGTTGCTTATGCTAATATTTTTTAATAACTGGAGGCCTCCTTAGTCATTGTCTGAAGTTGGACGTTTTAGAACAATCCAAGAGGGTGTGCAGAATAAGGTCATGTTTGGACCACCACATTCTTGAGAAGTGAACTTGCAGTACCTCGGATTGGGAGGCGGGCCGGGCATGCTGGCAAGGAGGCTAAAAGCCCATGGGTGCTAGCGCCTGTCACTCGCATGTCCATTAAGGTGTCAAGAAGAAGGTTTATTCACTGCAGGGTTCAATGTGCGATGTCCAGTTACCATCCAATTTGTGTCTGGGGTACATCACATCTTTTATAGTTGGGATCCCTCTTTTTCATATACTTCTGTTCACAGAATTAAAGCAAGAAAAAAATCATTGTTACCTTAGGTTGTTTGGTCTCATGGGGCCTTTGATAGATGCATTAATTAGGCTAATTAATTAATAAGTTGACCTTTTTATCTTAAAAAATTGTGGTATAAATAATTTTCATGTTCATTGTTGATGATTAAGCATACCCTACATTCCTTCTGTCACTGAGTTTTTCTTGGTTTTCCTTTAGAGTAAAAACTGCAGAGGAACACTTCAAGCAAGTGAAGGAGAAGGCCAATTATAGTGTCAAACCCAGAGAAGCTTCTGGAATTGTGAGTCTTTTTCTCATAGCAGTTTTGAGATTACCATTAAAAAAATATGCTAATGCAAATGAAATACTAGTTTATTCTGAGACATTGTATTCTTTATGTTTTACTCTGCAGAAAGCCAAACTGGGAATTGGGAAGACTTaatgatgtaaaaaaaatagtgaaTGTGGGCAATGAAGCCTCTCCTGTTCTACTGGTCATCAGAGGAATGTCATGTACTTTGGTATATCAAGGCTCTTTGTGTGGAATGTAACAGCAGCACCATTTCAAACTCACGAAAGTAcaattacaacaacaaaaacattcgTCCTGAAATCCAGCATGATGACACTATATATCCCGGAATCTTAGTTCAGTATAGTTTGCAATCATTGTTAAAGCAATATtattatctttgtgtgtgtgtgtgtgtgtgtgtgtgtgtgtgtgtgtgtgtgtgtgtgtgtatgtgtgtgtgtgtgtgtggcaaacgTGAGAGTAGGGAGAGACTACTGAGGAGAGAGTTACATGTCTGTTTTACTGACATATGTAGAATATGATTTTACCGTGCCCAGTGGTGCATTGTGTCAATCCCTAAGGTTTTAATGGGTTTTAAAGTTAATGATTAACCTATGTCCAATTAAAAGAATGCACAACATCTACTAGACACCATATAAATCATTATAACTCTCATGCATATGAGTTGGTAGATGGAGATAAAGCACAGAAAGGTCATTGTTATCTCCACTCTTTCAAAAAACATTCTTTTCTGTCTGGTTATGTGGTCCTCCGCTGACAGATGCTTGTAATGATGAGGGATATATTCAGAACAAAAGCTTCATGTTATGGAAATATGGAATGCTCATCATCACCAGTTTCAAAAATATGAAAAAGTGTGTTAAATAATCTGAGCACTCTTAAATAATCCTACTACTTCAAAGTGTGAatagtgtttgtttgagcaAGTGTGAGGCATTACCTTTGTGTAAATTAATTTTACAAAATAGATTTTCATTGACCATGCCTGACTTTTGTTTCTCCTGAATTGTATGTAAAAAAGGTATAATGATCCAATGTAAAGAGAACTTCATTCTTCCAGCATGTGAGTTTTGCGTTCAAAGTGTTACTCATTGAATAATTCAAAAGTTCAGAGTTTATTTCATGTGCAAtaaatgtgtatttttgttttaagAACAATATAATATGTAAAATAAAAGGACGAATAAAGTCCATGTTTAATTCTGACACCTTTGATTGTATCTCACTTAGTCACAATAATGATCACAGTTTATGAATATTTAATGTTTTACATAAAACACAGGCCTATTAATAAATGCATTGTAATGTCCTCTGGAAAGGTGTTCACGTGGGCACCAGGTGAGGAGTACTGATCCATAGAATACTAGTGCTAtttcttgtctgtgtttgtagtaTCACCTCAGTCCAGCCTCATATATGGACCTGCACCACTTGATGTCATGTCTAATACAAAACATTTTGccttgttttttattattattattattattattattattattattaaagtcTGTATGCCAGTGTCACTTTCCCAGAACAAGACGaattttgtttgtgttaataTGTTTTCCATCCTTTTCAGCTCCAAATGCTGAGATGAGGTTAAGTATGACTTTCACTTTGATGTTGTAGTGAGAAGATGTGTAGTTATAGCTAGAGATTACATGTTTTGCATTGTCTAATCAGAGATTTAGTTCAAGGTCTTTTGGATATCATAGTAAATTCTCTTCACCGCTCACTGGACTTTCTTGGGTTGATGGAGACACATCTGCACTGTTTGACTCGCTGAATCTTCCGATGACGGAAGGCTGGCTGCAGTTCAGGGCAGTCCAGTTCAACTGTGAGCATGGTGAACTTCTGTGGCTGGCAAAAAGCACAGCTCTGGAAAGAGTCCTGGTCCTTGATATGACGTGGGATGTAAAAAGAGTTGCATTGGCCGTAGCAAAAACGATTGATCACAGTGCGGCTCAAACAGCCCTCCTCGCTCACAGTCTGCCGTAGGGACTGCGTCTTACACCAGTCATTTTTCAAGTACTTGCGCTCAGTCACCACTAATGCCTCCTGACTAGAGGCCAGAAGGTCCTGTTTGCTGCGAAGAGCCTGGCGTCTGGATGTGTTGCCATGAGTCTTGTAGAGTGAGGGAATGGAGCCTTgtggttggtttgtgtgtgagcctgtggcTGTTAAGCAGAAGACCACAACCAATAGAACTCTACAGTTCATCTTTGGCAGAATTATTGGGAGTCCTTCTGTAAATCAAACGAGGGAAAAGAATGGATTGATATGCATTGACATAAGTACTTACACTacaaaataatgaataatgtatctaATTGCCTCAAGTCTGAACACAAATGCAAATCTGCATCTTGCATGGTGCTCCCTGCAAGGAGCTCTGGGACAGAAATAATGGAAGCAATTGGCGAGCTTTGGCATTTGAAATTAGAATTCATTCAGATTgaagcaaaaataaataaagaaatacaaaacaatAAAGAAATACACAACAATTACATGCTTACATGTTTACATGCACCAAACTTACTGTAGCTTGTTTGACATGACCTGTGAAAAGCTTAAAGAGTTTGAGCCAGTCTGTAAAATGTTCATTACCATGTCATCTGGTTTTCTTATTAGACGTCATTGTATGATTGCAGTATATCAGTGAGAGATGAGCTGTGTGGATTTCAATTTCAATCAAATGATTCTTGCATTTGTATATTCAAATATATTGTAACTGACTACCTCTAGTGAATTACCAAATAAATTGAAAGTTCAGCTTCAGTTTCTCACTTAATTCAATACAAATGATGTACAGTTGATAAACACAGAATAGTAAAACACATGTTTTCCTTCTCCCAAATCCTCTTTACTACAGAAGCTAACAGTGCTAGGTGGAGCAGTCACCAGTTCAGTGAGAAATAATTAATCGGATCATTAACCCTTTTCTATACTCAAACTGCAGAGACTGagatctcaaacacacataccgtaACTACTATCAACTTCTGAACAAAACTATTTTGCTATTTTCCATCTGCTTAATAGCCAACTGCGTATCTAAACAGTCATATATATGCTGCGTGAGTTGTCATTCTATAAGAGTAACATAAGTAGGCTTTAGCTGTCAAGCCAGTCAGTACTGAAAtagtaaatgaaaataaatcaaatcagaaCATTAATCAGCTCAGAATTAAACGAGAATCTAAATAATAAATCTTAATCTTTTGTaagttgtagtttttttttcaggtAGTGTATGCAATATTATGAAGAGATACTGGAGGGTATTTTACCTGTGGAGAAAGTTGTTCAGGCCCCAAGGTGTTTTGGATGAAACTATTCCAGAAGAGGTCCAGAAGATTCTATGTTCATACTCTTGCAGTGTGACTCTCTGGTCCCATCAAGCTGCCTCCCCAGGTCTGGACTAGAGCGGGTGTGCTTTGACATCGCCATCTCCCTTTAGTATGTGGCTCCCCTCTAGTGGTTGCATGaagtaactcacacacacacacacacacacacaatggaactatctgaaacacacacacacacacacacacacacacacacacacacacagataggcacagacacacagacacacacacacacaggcacccacacacaaacatacatacacagacacactgatgaTAAAGTATAGATTCTGCACTATATGCTGCTACCAAACTgatttaatgtttttatttgacCATATCTGAGAAGGGCTTGGGCTCGAAACATCATTATGTGGAGGTTAAAAAACATTAAATCAGTTTGGGAGCAGAATGTTGTATGGCGACATTTGTCTGACATATTTCTGTTCAGCACCTGGATTGGCATGGCTTGtagacatttacacacacacacacaggtgtacacaagCCTATGATACACATGACGTGTACTGTAACCACAGCATATTGTGCAGTGGGAATATGGACATGCATGTTTCACCAAACTTgcacctggggcctcatttataaaatgttcttacgcacagatttAATCTTAGACCGTGCATACGCTTGaatccatgccaacgctcagatttctaacaaaaaaaaatgtctttgaaaagtgcttatctccaACCTGACGTAAGATCATTTCCTTGTGGTAATGGTATGGTATTGCTGCCAAGTATTCTCAGGTCCAAATTCAATGAATTTGACTTAAAGACTGGACACAGCTTAATGTTTCATGGTTGACATGAAACTGCTAATGAGAACTATACCTTCCtaggaaagtaaaaaaaaaaaacgtgggcCTAATAACTTACCTATTTCATAACACCTAAAACAACACGAAGGCCTAGAGGCCTAGAGGAATTGACATCTTTCATGTTCCCATCAGTGTAATATTGACcataaaatgtccatttacgTCCGTAGATGAAACTATGCCATTTACGTTCATGATATTCCCAGCTACGCAACAGAAATATAATATTTGAATGTATATGGACAGATTTTTCTATATCATGTATAGCCTACATCACCAGGGACAGACCTCTGAAAGCAGGGTCTTGCATCtttatacagtgcctatagaaagtcatcatacccctttgaaatagttactttttttccatttaaaataaaaaataaaactttttccagttttatttacaaatttagctgtacaacatcaaaataatgaaaaaagacaacagttctgaaatttaatacaAAATTGAAAACTAGAATAAAAGtcgtcatcatacccctgattgAATATGATTGATACCCCTgaactttgtaaagcttcctctTGCtgtcattacagccatcaatctgtttggatatgtctctattagttctgcacacctagataggggaatattttgCCCAATCTTCTCGCGTCGGGactctgttcatcctgtcgggaattgtgcggatgggtggcgccgcctgtgggcggactctggctggccatgctcagccgtgctgctccgacgcgcggttcaggggtggtgtgtgggttcgcctgggggggaggcattggggggggcattgtgggtgggtggatgttgcgtgcgtggtggatgggtggatgtttgcatgcgtggtggacgatgtgcgggatgcctcttcgggtttaactgggtaacctattcctacgcacctgtccccacaaaagaggtgtgtaaaagcgttttgtaaaccctctatagtataaccatttatatcaccattgatatacttattaatacttaatatgacttacagtaatactaacacactctatttctcttccctttcccctatacctcacctgtgaggtaaaccattaccagccatcaaccatctctgtgcctgtccctcatcacacctgaagtcacatccctatgactgccctaccatcgcctgctgtggttccctgcccgaatctttggccctcggatctcagcgacccatcaccttccgaaataactaatggattactaatggacaatttattccctacactggactatttgaacgttcattctcattgtaactttcaaactacaaatgactgtactgtaactgacccaaggcagatgggttgggcccttgagtcgtgggtctgtctgaggtttcttcctatatgtatctccaattctagggagtttttccttgcccctgttactcatgggctctctttgaatgtctaacactctgtaaagcgccttgagacatgtgtaatgtattggcgctctataagcgacattaaattgaaaaattgaaaaaaaaattccgataatgaccggcgttctatacattatcccttacttattgtAATTACACTAGCATTAAACTAGCATAAAACAACTTTTCTTTCAATTTCATTCATTTGGACTTAGTCTCCTCCAGTTCTCATCTTTGTTGTCTCTTCTGTGAGCCACTTTTACGCTAACAAATTGCTGATTGCATGGAAGTAGCTTCACAACATAAAGTAATCACGAATGACACGAATGATTAAGATCATTGGGTAAACTAAACACATTTCCCCATTCCCACCAGGCCTTGTTCCTTGACAATTGACAATAAAAAAGGAAATTTATTAAGCTGCAGATATCGTTTTTACTTCTAACTCAC is part of the Sardina pilchardus chromosome 22, fSarPil1.1, whole genome shotgun sequence genome and encodes:
- the grem2b gene encoding gremlin-2b, whose protein sequence is MNCRVLLVVVFCLTATGSHTNQPQGSIPSLYKTHGNTSRRQALRSKQDLLASSQEALVVTERKYLKNDWCKTQSLRQTVSEEGCLSRTVINRFCYGQCNSFYIPRHIKDQDSFQSCAFCQPQKFTMLTVELDCPELQPAFRHRKIQRVKQCRCVSINPRKSSER